In Actinomycetota bacterium, the DNA window GCGTCCAGGGTCGCGCTGAGTGTGGGGTAGTCCGTCTTGCCGAGGACCTTCGCCGCCACGACGCCGTCGGCGTCGATGAAGAACGTCTCGGGTATGCCGAACAGGCCGAACGCGATGGCCGCGCGTGAGCCCGGGTCTTCCAGGTGGGCGTAGCCCCGCCCGAGCTCGTCGAGGAAGGCGATCGCTTGCTCGCGGCGGTCCTGGTAGACGATGCCGAGGAACGTGACACCGCGGTCTTCGTAGGCAGCGGCGGCGGCGACGAGGTCGGCGTGCTCCTCGCGGCAGGGGACGCACCAGGACGCCCAGAAGTTGACGACCACGACCTGTCCACGCAGGTCCGCGAGCGCCAGTTCGCCGTCGCGTTCCAGGTAGGGCAACGTGACGTCTGGGGCGGGGCGACCGATCAGCGGGGAGTCGACGGTGGTCGGGTCGGTGCCGAAGCGGGTGCCGAAGGCGGCGGCCACGGCGATGGTCAGGAAAACACCGCCCAGGGCCAACCACCGGGGCCAGCGCACGCCGGAGTCGACCCCCTCGACCGGAGGTTCGCCGTCGTCGGCGTGGTTTCGCTTCAGCGACCCGTCGGTCACCGTCCCTGCTCCTGCCGCGCCTGGGCCAGCAGCGCTTCGACGACCGCGCGGTTGTCGCCGCCGAGGTCGTCGCGGGTGAGGAGTTCCTCGGCGATCGCGGCGGCCGCAGCGGCGTCGCCGCGTCCGTGCAGGGCCACGTACGCGCTCAGCCACAGCGTCTCGATGTCGTCGGGTTCGCGTTGCAGGCTGGCGTCGAGCAGCTGCTCGGCGAGGTCGACCTGACCGTCGAGGAACACCAGCCACCCGGTCCTGGCGAGGGCCTTGGGGTGGGGTTCGATGTCGAGCACCGCCCGGTAGTGCTCGAACGCCGCTGCCAGGTCGTCCTCGGCGAGGTAGCGGTCGGCGAGCAGCAGGCGCATCCCGACCACGCCGGGGTTGTCGGCGACGACCTCCTCCAGCGCCTCGATCGGGATGGCCGCGACGTCGGGGCTGCCCACCTGCGTGCCGGTGACGAAACCGCCGTCGGGCCGATCGAGCGCGAAGCGTGGCACCGCGAGCGCCGTCGTGGCGACTGCGGCCACCAGCACCCCGCCGGTCATCCAGCGTCGCCGGCGGCGGTCGGTGGCGACCGGACCTCGCGCCGGCGGTGTCTCCTCGGCGGCGGCGTCGAGCGCGTCGAGGGCCTCGGCGACCTCGCCCGTGTACAGCTCGCGGAGGGCGGTGGCGGTGACCGGGTCGATCTCGCCGTCGGCGACCTGACGTTCGACGTCGGCGAGGTCACGCAGCGCCTGCCGCTTGCGCTCCTCCAGACGCCTGGTGCCGGCGCTCATCGCACGCCCTGTTCGCCGTCGTCGAGCTCGGCGAGTGCACGCGCTACCGCCGCGCGTCGATCGGGCGTCAGCTCCACCTGCGGCCGGCGGCGGCGCGACGTGACGCGGGCCACGACGAGGATCCCGGTGATGAGCACCGCCCCGGGCAGGACCCACAACAGCGCGCTGGACCGGCTGAAGGGCGGCTCGAGGAGGATCCACTGCCCGTAGCCGTCGACGAACTCTTGGAGCACCTCGGCGTCGGACCGGCCGTCGGCGACGAGCTCCGCGATGCGTGCCCGCATCTGGCGGGC includes these proteins:
- a CDS encoding cytochrome c-type biogenesis protein CcmH — its product is MPDRIRRLATTGAALVLAAGIVVGLLTADAREPDRVHELASQLRCPVCQSESVADSPSETARQMRARIAELVADGRSDAEVLQEFVDGYGQWILLEPPFSRSSALLWVLPGAVLITGILVVARVTSRRRRPQVELTPDRRAAVARALAELDDGEQGVR
- a CDS encoding redoxin domain-containing protein is translated as MTDGSLKRNHADDGEPPVEGVDSGVRWPRWLALGGVFLTIAVAAAFGTRFGTDPTTVDSPLIGRPAPDVTLPYLERDGELALADLRGQVVVVNFWASWCVPCREEHADLVAAAAAYEDRGVTFLGIVYQDRREQAIAFLDELGRGYAHLEDPGSRAAIAFGLFGIPETFFIDADGVVAAKVLGKTDYPTLSATLDA